Proteins co-encoded in one Opitutus terrae PB90-1 genomic window:
- a CDS encoding multidrug effflux MFS transporter — protein sequence MDTPSPRTASSHRGLAVMLAALSAVGPFAIDAYLPSMKEIGERFAASAVTVQQTLTAYMLPFAIMTLWHGAISDALGRRRVTLVMVALFLLASAGCALAWSIESLLFFRAMQGMTAGAGMVIGRAIVRDVLDGHEAQRLMSQISLVFAIAPAVAPVLGGWLHVWFGWRSVFAFLVLFTAAVWTVCWRSLPETLPVERRQSLHPGYLLGAYWQVLRTAPFVALVVSVTCNFSAVFLYIVSAPAFLMDHLHVSETGFLWLFGPVTAGLVAGAWTSGRVAGRITPVRTVGWGYGVMVAAVIANVAYHLLEPPALPWSIVPLFFYFGGSALAMPSLTILALDLFPTQRGLASSCQSFVQTMGNVIATALVAPLVWGSALTLAVGQAVVLALGLAAFALYRRIPSRAPAIATPPRAAPHNGT from the coding sequence ATGGACACGCCTTCGCCCCGCACCGCCAGCTCGCATCGCGGCCTCGCCGTGATGCTGGCGGCGCTTTCGGCGGTGGGCCCCTTTGCGATCGACGCGTATCTGCCGTCGATGAAGGAAATCGGCGAGCGGTTTGCCGCGTCGGCGGTCACGGTCCAGCAGACGCTGACGGCGTACATGCTGCCGTTTGCGATCATGACGCTCTGGCACGGGGCGATCTCGGATGCGCTGGGGCGTCGGCGCGTGACGCTCGTGATGGTTGCGCTGTTTCTGCTCGCGTCGGCGGGCTGCGCGCTGGCGTGGAGCATCGAGAGCCTGCTGTTTTTCCGCGCGATGCAGGGGATGACCGCGGGGGCCGGCATGGTCATCGGGCGAGCCATCGTGCGCGACGTGCTCGACGGGCACGAGGCGCAGCGGCTCATGTCGCAGATCTCGCTCGTGTTTGCGATCGCGCCGGCGGTGGCGCCGGTCTTGGGCGGCTGGCTGCACGTGTGGTTTGGCTGGCGGTCGGTGTTCGCGTTTCTCGTACTGTTCACCGCCGCCGTGTGGACGGTGTGCTGGCGCTCGCTGCCCGAGACGCTGCCGGTCGAACGCCGCCAGTCGCTGCATCCGGGCTATTTGCTCGGCGCCTACTGGCAGGTGTTGCGCACGGCGCCGTTTGTCGCGCTGGTGGTCTCGGTCACCTGCAATTTTTCCGCCGTTTTTCTCTACATCGTTTCCGCTCCGGCATTCCTGATGGACCATCTCCATGTGTCTGAAACGGGATTCCTGTGGCTGTTCGGACCGGTGACCGCGGGCCTGGTGGCCGGCGCGTGGACGTCCGGGCGCGTCGCGGGCCGGATCACGCCCGTGCGCACGGTTGGCTGGGGCTATGGGGTCATGGTCGCGGCCGTCATCGCCAATGTTGCCTACCATCTGCTGGAGCCGCCGGCGCTGCCGTGGAGCATCGTGCCGCTATTCTTCTATTTTGGCGGCTCGGCGCTCGCGATGCCGAGCCTGACGATTCTGGCGCTGGATCTTTTCCCGACGCAGCGCGGGCTTGCGTCGTCCTGCCAGAGCTTTGTCCAGACGATGGGCAACGTGATCGCGACCGCGTTGGTCGCGCCGCTGGTATGGGGCTCAGCGTTGACGCTGGCGGTTGGCCAGGCGGTGGTGCTGGCGCTCGGGCTCGCGGCGTTCGCGTTGTACCGGCGAATCCCGTCCCGGGCCCCGGCGATCGCGACACCACCGCGCGCCGCTCCGCACAACGGAACCTGA